A single window of Ctenopharyngodon idella isolate HZGC_01 chromosome 24, HZGC01, whole genome shotgun sequence DNA harbors:
- the atp8b4 gene encoding phospholipid-transporting ATPase ID isoform X7 — protein sequence MNVRVGDIIKLENNQFVAADLLLLSSSEPYGLCYIETAELDGETNLKVRQALTVTSDLGDDVAKLADFNGEVICEPPNNKLDKFTGTLFWKDNKYPLDNEKMLLRGCVLRNTEWCFGLVIFAGLQTKLMQNCGRTTFKRTSIDKLMNTLVLWIFGFLICMGIILAIGNTIWEQSVGSNFWAYLQWKELTINAVFSGFLTFWSYVIILNTVVPISLYVSVEVLRLGHSYFINWDRRMYYSRKDTPAEARTTTLNEELGQVEFIFSDKTGTLTQNIMVFNKCSINGKTYGDVYDDFGHKVDITEKTPCVDFSFNPLMDRKFRFHDSSLVEAIKLEEPLVQEFFRLLALCHTVMPEERNEGELVYQAQSPDEGALVTAARNFGFVFRSRTPETITLYEMGQAVTYQLLAILDFNNVRKRMSVIVRNPKGQLKLYSKGADTILFDRLDPSTEELMFTTSEHLNEFAGEGLRTLALAYKDLDEDVFDEWMKKLLFASTTLDNREEKLGALYEEIEQGMMLLGATAIEDKLQEGVPETIACLTLANIKIWVLTGDKLETAMNIGYSCNMLRDDMNEVFIISGHTMLEVQQELRTAKERIVGPSKDKFSSGLDMEKTELYSSDSVFEETIIAEYALIINGHSLAHALEADLEQILVDVACLCKTVICCRVTPLQKALVVELIKRHKRAVTLAIGDGANDVSMIKTAHIGVGISGQEGMQAVLASDYSFAQFRYLQRLLLVHGRWSYHRMCNFLCYFFYKNFAFTLVHFWYGFLCGFSAQTVYDQWFITLFNIVYTSLPVLAMGLFDQDVNEQYSLRYPNLYRPGQLNQLFNKRKFFTCTLQGVCTSFILFFIPYGAFMTAVRDDGAHISDQQAFAVTIATSLVIVVSVQIGLDTNYWTAVNHFFIWGSLAVYFAILFAMHSDGIFTIFPNQFPFIGTARNSLNQKIVWLVILLTTVVCIMPMVAVRFIKTDLYPTQTDKVRLLQQATRRQGPQEQNLRRVRRTSSRRSAYAFAHQQGYGELITSGKNMKVPTSSTSTYPLSSPVRGHADASRGANDTTNAAETTSTTSGFRRKSDQNQEVTVEDLEAR from the exons ATGAATGTAAGAGTGGGTGATATCATCAAACTTGAGAACAATCAGTTTGTTGCT GCTGACCTTCTCCTCCTCTCTAGCAGTGAGCCCTATGGACTGTGCTATATCGAGACTGCAGAGCTAGATGG AGAAACCAACCTGAAGGTGCGCCAAGCCTTGACTGTAACCTCAGACCTCGGGGACGATGTTGCAAAGCTTGCTGACTTTAATG GGGAAGTCATCTGCGAGCCTCCCAACAACAAACTGGACAAGTTCACAGGGACTCTATTCTGGAAAGATAACAAGTACCCACTGGACAACGAGAAAATGCTCTTGAGAGGCTGTGTGCTCCGTAACACCGAGTGGTGTTTCGGCTTGGTTATCTTTGCCG GACTCCAAACCAAGCTCATGCAAAACTGTGGGAGGACGACGTTCAAAAGGACCAGCATCGATAAACTGATGAACACCTTAGTGCTgtgg ATCTTTGGGTTTCTCATCTGTATGGGGATCATCCTGGCCATCGGAAACACTATTTGGGAGCAGAGCGTAGGCAGCAACTTCTGGGCGTATCTTCAGTGGAAGGAACTCACGATCAATGCAGTCTTCTCTGGCTTCCTGACCTTCTGGTCCTACGTTATCATCCTTAACACTGTTGTACCCATCTCACTTTATGTTAG TGTAGAAGTTTTGCGGCTGGGCCACAGTTACTTTATAAACTGGGACAGACGAATGTACTACAGCCGTAAGGACACTCCCGCCGAGGCGCGGACCACCACCCTCAATGAGGAGCTGGGCCAGGTGGAGTTTATCTTCTCAGACAAAACAGGCACCCTGACCCAGAACATCATGGTGTTCAATAAGTGTTCCATCAATGGGAAGACCTACG GTGATGTTTATGATGATTTTGGGCATAAAGTGGATATTACAGAG AAAACACCATGTGTAGATTTCTCCTTCAACCCACTGATGGACCGGAAATTCCGTTTCCATGACAGCAGTTTGGTCGAGGCCATCAAGCTGGAAGAGCCTCTGGTGCAGGAATTCTTCCGTCTGTTAGCGCTCTGCCACACCGTCATGCCAGAAGAGAGAAATGAGG GTGAGCTGGTGTATCAGGCACAATCTCCAGATGAAGGAGCGCTGGTTACTGCTGCACGCAACTTTGGCTTCGTATTTCGATCCCGAACTCCAGAAACCATCACTTTATATGAGATGGGTCAGGCGGTCACCTATCAGCTACTGGCCATTTTAGACTTCAATAACGTCCGGAAGAGAATGAGCGTTATTG TGAGGAACCCAAAAGGGCAGTTAAAGCTTTACTCAAAAGGAGCCGACACAATACTCTTCGACAGGCTGGACCCGTCTACTGAAGAGCTTATGTTTACTACCTCAGAGCACCTTAAT GAGTTCGCCGGGGAGGGTCTGAGAACATTAGCGCTTGCGTACAAAGACCTGGATGAAGACGTGTTTGATGAATGGATGAAGAAACTGCTGTTCGCCAGCACGACCCTGGATAACAGAGAAGAAAAACTCGGGGCTCTATATGAAGAAATAGAGCAGGGCATGATG CTGCTTGGTGCTACAGCCATAGAGGACAAACTTCAAGAAGGAGTTCCAGAGACTATTGCCTGTCTGACCTTGGCCAACATCAAGATCTGGGTGCTCACCGGAGACAAACTAG AGACGGCAATGAACATCGGCTACTCGTGTAACATGCTCAGAGACGACATGAACGAAGTGTTTATAATCTCAGGTCACACCATGCTTGAGGTTCAACAGGAGCTCAG GACTGCTAAAGAGAGAATCGTGGGACCCAGCAAAGATAAATTCAGCAGTGGCCTTGACATGGAAAAGACAGAACTGTACTCAAGTGACTCTGTCTTTGAAGAGACCATCATCGCAGAGTATGCTTTAATCATCAACGGACACAGTTTG GCTCATGCCCTGGAGGCAGACCTGGAGCAGATCCTGGTGGACGTGGCGTGTCTGTGTAAGACAGTCATCTGCTGTCGGGTCACTCCTCTGCAGAAAGCTCTGGTGGTTGAGCTCATAAAGAGACACAAGAGAGCCGTCACTCTCGCCATCGGAGACGGAGCCAATGACGTCAGTATGATCAAGA CGGCCCACATTGGCGTGGGAATCAGCGGACAGGAGGGCATGCAGGCGGTGTTAGCCTCTGATTATTCCTTTGCCCAGTTCCGCTACCTGCAGCGTCTCCTGCTCGTCCACGGGCGCTGGTCCTACCACCGCATGTGCAACTTCCTCTGTTACTTCTTTTACAAGAACTTCGCCTTCACACTGGTTCATTTCTGGTACGGATTCCTTTGTGGATTCTCTGCCCAG ACAGTATATGACCAGTGGTTCATCACACTCTTCAACATTGTCTACACCTCACTTCCTGTTCTGGCCATGGGCCTGTTTGACCAG GATGTGAATGAGCAGTACAGTTTACGCTATCCAAACCTGTACAGACCTGGTCAGCTTAACCAGCTCTTCAACAAGAGGAAGTTCTTCACCTGTACGCTGCAGGGGGTCTGCACCTCTTTTATACTCTTCTTCATCCCGTATGGAGCCTTCATGACCGCTGTCCGGGATGACGGCGCACACATCTCTGATCAGCAGGCTTTCGCCGTCACAATAGCAACCTCTTTGGTTATTGTGGTCAGTGTACAG ATTGGACTTGACACCAACTACTGGACCGCTGTAAACCATTTCTTTATATGGGGCAGTCTAGCTGTTTACTTTGCAATCCTTTTTGCAATGCACAGTGACGGCATTTTTACCATATTCCCAAACCAGTTTCCTTTCATAG GAACCGCACGTAACTCTCTGAATCAGAAGATTGTGTGGCTGGTCATCCTCCTCACCACAGTCGTGTGTATAATGCCCATGGTGGCGGTCCGATTCATCAAAACTGACCTCTATCCCACACAGACTGACAAG GTGCGTTTACTTCAGCAGGCCACTAGGCGGCAGGGTCCTCAAGAGCAGAACCTCAGGAGAGTCCGCAGGACGAGTTCTCGGCGCTCGGCGTACGCTTTCGCCCACCAGCAGGGATACGGAGAACTCATCACCTCCGGCAAGAACATGAAGGTACCCACATCCTCTACTTCAACATACCCACTATCCTCACCCGTGAGAGGCCACGCCGACGCCAGCCGAGGGGCGAACGACACCACCAATGCGGCAGAGACCACCTCAACCACCTCTGGATTTAGGAGGAAAAGTGACCAAAATCAAGAGGTAACGGTGGAAGACTTGGAGGCCAGATAA